In a single window of the Sander lucioperca isolate FBNREF2018 chromosome 19, SLUC_FBN_1.2, whole genome shotgun sequence genome:
- the LOC116066134 gene encoding leucine-rich alpha-2-glycoprotein-like — translation MHALKMNLWMLLTFTALAECAHSCPALCSCSFPPSGAEVVCSQSSLTHFPVDGLPSNTTRLSVQSTTLSSITASHLSAVPLLNNLQLYHNNLTSLPSDLLKEVPHMNMLDVTGNQLVHLPPNVFNHASLRSLVLKNNLIEKADAKWFPGNSSVIWLDLSGNRLTGVSAALLQKLPNLENLDLSDNNLQDLQPDALKNLHCLETLNVAGNKLRSLKPTMFTHNPKLSQLFLHENQLQELPATLLQGLQHLDLLMLNQNQLQHFPSELLNERKSSFQMTLTGNPWVCDERIEYLWRWLAVHPQNVIFLEDVTCAGPEALKHRQLVSLTDSELGLHKVQNV, via the exons ATGCA TGCTTTAAAGATGAACTTGTGGATGCTCCTGACTTTCACTGCACTGGCTGAATGTGCCCACTCTTGCCCAGCTCTGTGCTCCTGTTCCTTTCCACCTTCAGGTGCAGAGGTGGTGTGCAGCCAAAGCTCCCTCACACATTTCCCTGTAGATGGTTTACCCTCCAACACCACtcgactatctgtccaatccaCCACACTTAGCAGTATCACAGCCAGTCATTTGAGTGCTGTGCCTCTTTTAAACAACCTCCAGCTGTATCACAACAACCTGACAAGCCTTCCTTCAGATCTACTGAAGGAAGTTCCTCACATGAACATGTTGGATGTGACAGGAAATCAGCTGGTTCATCTTCCTCCAAATGTCTTCAACCATGCCTCACTTCGTAGTCTTGTGCTGAAAAATAATCTGATTGAAAAGGCTGATGCTAAGTGGTTTCCTGGCAACAGTAGCGTGATCTGGCTGGACTTGTCTGGAAACCGTTTAACTGGTGTATCCGCCGCTCTGCTTCAGAAGCTGCCCAATCTGGAGAATCTAGACTTGAGTGACAACAATCTGCAAGATCTACAACCTGACGCACTGAAGAACCTGCACTGCCTGGAGACACTGAATGTTGCTGGAAACAAATTACGCTCCCTGAAACCTACAATGTTCACCCACAACCCAAAACTGTCCCAACTGTTTTTGCATGAGAATCAGCTCCAAGAGCTGCCGGCGACCCTCCTCCAGGGTCTCCAGCATCTTGATCTTCTGATGCTCAATCAGAATCAGCTGCAGCATTTCCCCTCAGAGCTGCTGAATGAGAGAAAATCCTCTTTCCAGATGACCTTAACAGGTAACCCCTGGGTGTGCGATGAGAGGATAGAGTATCTGTGGAGGTGGCTCGCTGTCCATCCTCAAAATGTCATATTTTTGGAGGATGTGACATGTGCAGGGCCTGAAGCTCTTAAACACCGACAATTGGTCTCTTTAACTGACAGTGAGCTTGGACTTCACAAGGTTCAAAATGTGTGA
- the LOC116066456 gene encoding leucine-rich alpha-2-glycoprotein-like, producing the protein MKSWCVLPFFWLAYFCHGSLSCPPLCQCYHRKAEVVCNEVPLTEYPSEGLPINTSLLTIQFTNITSISEEHLNATPLLKGLHMYSNHLQSLSSHLLRGVPHLNTLDFTGNKLSDLPADVFINAPLRNLVLKNNLIENADAEWLPDNSNITWFDLSGNSLTKVPAALLQKLPHLENLDLANNRLQKISANSLHPLTKLERLNLQNNKLDTLDESILKSNRNLTHLFLSRNKLNKLPQNLFQELAQLKHLSLDDNQLSHIPAGLLDPLSSLDEEGLDLAANPWLCDGKVEYLWRWLQRNKKKVFLPETIICARPQSLVGRSVMSLTESELNLQS; encoded by the coding sequence ATGAAGTCCTGGTGTGTCCTTCCTTTCTTCTGGTTGGCATATTTCTGCCATGGCAGTCTGTCTTGCCCACCACTTTGCCAGTGCTACCACAGAAAAGCTGAGGTGGTCTGCAATGAGGTTCCCCTGACAGAGTACCCCTCCGAGGGTCTCCCGATTAACACCTCCCTACTGACCATCCAGTTCACGAACATTACCTCCATCTCCGAAGAGCACCTGAACGCCACGCCTTTGCTAAAAGGACTCCACATGTACAGCAACCACCTGCAGAGCCTTTCCTCTCATCTTCTCAGAGGCGTTCCTCATCTCAACACTTTGGATTTCACAGGAAACAAACTTTCTGACCTGCCTGCAGATGTCTTCATCAACGCCCCACTGCGCAACTTGGTGCTGAAGAATAATCTGATTGAAAACGCCGATGCTGAGTGGCTCCCTGATAACAGCAACATCACCTGGTTCGACTTATCTGGGAACAGTTTAACCAAGGTCCCGGCTGCTCTGCTTCAGAAGCTGCCCCACCTGGAGAATCTGGACCTTGCCAACAACCGTCTGCAGAAGATCTCTGCAAATTCCCTGCACCCGCTGACCAAACTTGAGAGGCTAAACCTGCAAAACAACAAGCTCGACACCCTGGATGAATCTATACTTAAGAGCAATCGAAACCTCACCCATCTGTTCCTCTCTCGGAATAAGCTCAACAAACTCCCCCAAAACCTTTTTCAGGAGCTTGCTCAGCTCAAACACCTGAGTCTGGATGACAACCAGCTGAGCCACATCCCTGCAGGTCTGCTGGACCCTCTGAGCTCCCTGGACGAGGAGGGGCTGGACCTGGCCGCCAACCCCTGGCTGTGTGATGGGAAGGTGGAGTACCTCTGGAGGTGGCTTCAAAGGAACAAGAAGAAAGTCTTCCTGCCAGAGACCATCATATGTGCCAGACCGCAGTCTCTGGTGGGGCGCTCAGTAATGTCACTGACAGAAAGTGAACTAAACCTTCAGTCTTAA